In the Chromobacterium sp. ATCC 53434 genome, GGCGCTGGGCCAGTTTCTGCGCGTGGCCGCCGCGACGCCGCGCTGGGTGGAGAACTGCATGCGCTTGCGCAACCGCGTGGTGCGCCTGTTCGGCCTGAAGGACCTGGGTGGTCTGTCCGATGTGGCGGCGCGGCCGCCGGAAGCGTTCCGGCCCGGCGACCGGGTCGGCATCTTCACGCTGCTGGAGAACGGCGAGGACGAGGTCCTGCTTGGCGACAGCGACAAGCATCTGGACGTGGTGCTGTCGGTGCACCGCGCGCCGCAGGACGACGGCGGGGCGGTGCTGACGCTGACCACGGTGGTCCATGTGCACAATCTGCTGGGTCGGCTGTACATGCTGCCGGTGACGCCGATGCACAGGCTGATCGCGCCGGCGACCTTGCGCGCGGCCGGGCGCTAGCGTCTGTTGCCGATCTTTTTTTTGGGCGCCCAAAGCGGCGTCAGGCCGGTGGCGCCTGCCGCCATCATGACATTTCCGGTTTTTTAACAAAGGACGCCGCATGTTTCCGTTGATCGTCACCCTGGAAGTTTCCGCCGTCGAAGATATCCCGTCGGTGGCCGCCGCGCTGACGCGGATGCGGCCGCTGTGTCTGGCCGAGCCGGGCTGCCTGCTGTGGGAGGCCTACCATTCCGAGGCAGACTCCCGGCAGTTCGTGCTGGTCGAGCACTGGGAAAGCCGCGCGCACTGGGAGGCGCACGGTAAGCTGGACGCGATCCAGACCATCTACCTGCCGGAGGTGCTGCCGCGCGCCAAGCGGGCCGGTCATCCGTCCATCCGGCTTGGCGCCTGAAGCCAATGACGGCGCCCTTGCCCGGCCGGGTGTTGATCGTCGGCGGCAGCGGCGCGGGCAAGAGCACGCTTGCGGCCCAGCTGGCCACCGCGTCCGGCGCGCCGCTGACCGAGCTGGATGTCTTGTTCTGGGGGCCGAACTGGACGCGGCGAGAAGCGTTTTCCGCCGACGTGGCGGCGCTGGTGGAGCAGCCGCGCTGGGTGGTGGAAGGCGGCTATGCGTCCGCGCTGGAGCGTTTGCTGCCGCGTGCGGAACTGGTGATCTGGCTGGACTATCCCCGTTCGCTGCTGGCCTGGCGCATCGTGCGGCGCAGCCTGCGTCGGGCCTGGCGGCGGGAGGTGTTGGCGCATGGCAACC is a window encoding:
- a CDS encoding DUF2867 domain-containing protein, whose product is MSHAVYLSAAPSGSRIAARLSGAHFADAWSVRAAEPQLPALGQFLRVAAATPRWVENCMRLRNRVVRLFGLKDLGGLSDVAARPPEAFRPGDRVGIFTLLENGEDEVLLGDSDKHLDVVLSVHRAPQDDGGAVLTLTTVVHVHNLLGRLYMLPVTPMHRLIAPATLRAAGR
- a CDS encoding putative quinol monooxygenase translates to MFPLIVTLEVSAVEDIPSVAAALTRMRPLCLAEPGCLLWEAYHSEADSRQFVLVEHWESRAHWEAHGKLDAIQTIYLPEVLPRAKRAGHPSIRLGA